A region of Pyxidicoccus parkwaysis DNA encodes the following proteins:
- the yedA gene encoding drug/metabolite exporter YedA produces MRTWPRWGTGATSGATVSASSPAQPLVSAPTPPAALPAASAASGHRGWLIASLLTLYTIWGSTYLAIRFGLQGGLPPFLMSGSRFMLAGSVLFAVLWLRGAPVPTARQWASSAVVGFLLLGIGNGGLVFAQQWVPSGVAALVVGSLPMWTALFGGLFGQWPARAERWGLALGFSGIVVLNLGGNLGGHWLPTVAMLASPMAWAFGSMWSRRQPMPEGLMSTAAQMLCGGALMFAFGLLRGEHVPATMPPASAIFAYFYLVTFGSLVGYSAYGYLLRHARPALATSYAYVNPVVAVFLGGVLAGETMKPTAWVAMAAILGAVVLLTRKR; encoded by the coding sequence ATGCGCACATGGCCACGCTGGGGCACGGGCGCTACAAGCGGCGCCACCGTGTCCGCCTCTTCGCCCGCGCAGCCCCTGGTTTCCGCCCCCACCCCTCCCGCCGCGCTGCCCGCCGCCAGCGCGGCCAGCGGGCACCGGGGTTGGCTCATCGCCAGTCTGCTGACGCTGTACACCATCTGGGGCTCCACCTACCTGGCCATCCGCTTCGGGCTGCAGGGCGGGCTGCCGCCTTTCCTGATGTCGGGCAGTCGCTTCATGCTGGCGGGCAGCGTGCTGTTCGCGGTGCTGTGGCTGCGCGGCGCGCCGGTGCCCACGGCGAGGCAGTGGGCGTCGAGCGCGGTGGTGGGCTTCCTGCTCCTGGGCATCGGCAACGGGGGCCTCGTCTTCGCGCAGCAGTGGGTGCCGTCGGGCGTGGCGGCGCTGGTGGTGGGCAGCCTGCCCATGTGGACGGCGCTCTTCGGTGGCCTCTTCGGACAGTGGCCGGCGCGCGCGGAGCGCTGGGGGCTGGCGCTGGGCTTCAGCGGAATCGTGGTGCTCAACCTCGGCGGCAACCTGGGCGGTCACTGGCTGCCCACGGTGGCGATGCTGGCGTCGCCGATGGCCTGGGCCTTCGGCTCCATGTGGAGCCGCCGCCAGCCCATGCCGGAGGGGCTCATGTCCACCGCCGCGCAGATGCTGTGCGGCGGCGCGCTGATGTTCGCCTTCGGCCTGCTGAGGGGCGAGCACGTGCCGGCGACGATGCCGCCAGCCAGCGCCATCTTCGCGTACTTCTACCTCGTCACCTTCGGCTCGCTGGTGGGCTACAGCGCGTATGGCTACCTGCTGCGTCATGCGCGTCCGGCGCTGGCCACCAGCTACGCGTACGTCAACCCGGTGGTGGCGGTGTTCCTGGGCGGTGTGCTCGCGGGTGAGACGATGAAGCCCACGGCCTGGGTGGCCATGGCCGCCATCCTCGGCGCCGTGGTGCTGCTCACCCGCAAGCGCTGA
- a CDS encoding CPBP family intramembrane glutamic endopeptidase → MPTSRARESAVFIGVTLLVSWGLGALWLQDESRYILLRMLMCVPGVVGLACAWFFRRESPAAAGFGFTRSVHWGVAAGLPLLYALVLVVLAYALRPLLGPDFIHYTPEALERSLPGLGPYTGLGALGLMLVLLPVISAPWLLVALAVRFGWVRKAGAALPAGVSWLKWGVAGLLAALFVPFGLPGELGEEVGWRGYLVRRWEDRPLVALGILSVVWPAFHLPILFSTTQRGHVAQNVTFLLAIGAAAAMFQAVYLWTRSVWPCAVLHLAWNLINPTVLGNVYSGKPGLFSGSVWVFNGEGVLGAVVMGAVTLGLVWRWRARAPVSPAYASSSPSSR, encoded by the coding sequence ATGCCCACCTCACGCGCTCGGGAATCCGCGGTCTTCATCGGCGTCACGCTGCTGGTGTCCTGGGGCCTCGGGGCGCTCTGGCTCCAGGACGAGAGCCGCTACATCCTGCTGCGGATGCTGATGTGCGTGCCCGGAGTCGTGGGGCTCGCCTGCGCGTGGTTCTTCCGGCGCGAGTCCCCCGCCGCGGCCGGCTTCGGCTTCACGCGCTCCGTCCACTGGGGCGTGGCCGCGGGGCTTCCGCTCCTGTACGCCTTGGTGCTGGTGGTGCTCGCGTATGCGCTGCGGCCGCTGCTGGGGCCGGACTTCATCCACTACACACCCGAGGCGCTGGAGCGCAGCCTGCCCGGGCTTGGGCCATACACCGGGCTGGGCGCGCTCGGGTTGATGCTGGTCCTCCTGCCGGTGATTTCGGCACCGTGGCTACTGGTGGCGCTCGCGGTGCGCTTCGGCTGGGTGCGCAAGGCGGGCGCGGCGCTTCCGGCGGGAGTCTCCTGGCTGAAGTGGGGCGTGGCGGGCCTGCTCGCGGCGCTCTTCGTTCCCTTCGGCCTTCCGGGTGAGCTGGGCGAGGAGGTCGGCTGGCGCGGCTACCTCGTGCGCCGCTGGGAGGACCGGCCGCTCGTGGCGCTGGGCATCCTCTCGGTGGTGTGGCCCGCCTTCCACCTGCCCATCCTGTTCTCCACCACGCAGCGCGGACATGTGGCGCAGAACGTGACGTTCCTGCTGGCCATCGGCGCGGCGGCCGCGATGTTCCAGGCCGTGTACCTGTGGACGCGCTCGGTGTGGCCGTGCGCCGTGCTCCACCTGGCCTGGAACCTCATCAACCCGACGGTGCTGGGGAATGTGTACTCGGGCAAGCCCGGCCTCTTCAGCGGCAGCGTCTGGGTCTTCAACGGCGAGGGCGTCCTCGGCGCTGTCGTCATGGGGGCGGTGACGCTGGGGCTGGTGTGGCGCTGGCGGGCGCGCGCGCCAGTCAGTCCCGCCTACGCTTCGAGCAGTCCGAGCAGTCGCTGA
- a CDS encoding carboxypeptidase regulatory-like domain-containing protein — MRQRSRLPLLFASGLAIAAVLLLWLRMPAPGGTAASHADTPSTAAPGPVATASTPRTRATPTPALEKAATPEDGAFVLRVVDGSGPVAGAQVRAWLRLAADGSGTTPWRRAGEGTTSADGTLRLPAGPGDYLLSASAPGHGPARHEATRPLGEAETAVELSLPAGVSLEGRTVAEGRDEPVPLAEVTLRPYPGVARLGAEPVDVPEESHAVTSDARGHFAFSGLAPGRYELTAEAAGFSRRTLRLLQVPQPGELVVGLWGAGTLEGFVRDAKGQPVAGAEVSASGGLAPVSTTTGESGGFALEVQAGDWVVSARRGESAGRAPGIYSVAAGETLRGVTVTLGGASGMEGTVSSTDGAPVRGAVLVATPSGGTGVMGRATSDESGAWRLDTPPGEYDVAVRAPGMTGLEREGVVVTPGRYTPLDVRLEPATAVVEGSVVDDGGRPVARATVRARPQATDGMTRATLTGADGTYRLEGLEAGPTFLQAQREGAAQGAQQREVLKPATTTRVDFTLPESGSVSGQVTRASGAPLTAPALVYALPRNGTASMGHVETDAQGRYELELGAGVYQLVALPPSAPIYFHAEEDPAVTVPAGAAVRQDLTLKEDTGALSGTVLEPSGAPSPLAVVAAIQGGDFAMTLRVRADEVGHFALPQRPPNASPLELVAFNGGRMGRLQGAREGHGDVTVRLQPSATLRGRVVAASGAPPDGFTLELRDVNGEELPWAQAWPTTRRFPGDTFSLPDAPGQPVKVTVRTEDGRTGEAQVTLTPGGSAEVEVPLTGGASSISGRAVWSRGGAAAGVAVFLDRPVSSTPDARTGPEGRFRLDDVRPGSHTVRLWPPEGRVETRTVRVAAAQASDLGDVTVSPRRTTPGTLGAGFSEDRGYVTFAWLTPDGPAALAGVSVGDRLVSVDGQVVRDRAEAESRTRGTPGSPVRLQLRRTGMEQELLVTRAP; from the coding sequence GTGCGCCAACGTTCCCGACTCCCCCTCCTCTTCGCTTCCGGCCTCGCCATCGCCGCCGTGCTGCTCCTCTGGCTCCGCATGCCGGCACCCGGAGGCACGGCGGCGTCCCACGCGGACACTCCATCCACCGCGGCGCCCGGCCCCGTCGCCACCGCGAGCACGCCTCGCACCCGCGCGACACCCACTCCCGCGCTGGAGAAGGCCGCCACACCCGAGGACGGAGCCTTCGTGCTGCGCGTGGTGGATGGCTCGGGCCCGGTGGCGGGCGCACAGGTGCGAGCGTGGCTGCGACTGGCGGCGGACGGCAGCGGGACGACGCCCTGGCGCCGCGCGGGCGAGGGCACCACCAGCGCGGATGGCACGCTGCGGCTGCCCGCCGGTCCCGGTGACTACCTCCTGTCCGCGTCCGCGCCGGGCCATGGCCCCGCCCGGCACGAGGCCACGCGCCCCCTGGGAGAAGCGGAGACAGCCGTGGAGCTCTCCCTGCCGGCAGGCGTGTCGCTGGAGGGCCGTACCGTGGCGGAAGGCCGCGACGAGCCGGTGCCGCTCGCGGAGGTGACGCTGCGCCCTTACCCCGGCGTGGCCCGCCTGGGAGCGGAGCCCGTGGACGTGCCGGAGGAGTCCCACGCGGTGACGAGCGACGCACGCGGCCACTTCGCCTTCTCCGGGCTGGCACCGGGCCGCTACGAGTTGACGGCGGAGGCGGCCGGCTTCAGCCGCCGCACACTGCGCCTGCTCCAGGTGCCGCAGCCTGGGGAGCTGGTGGTGGGGCTGTGGGGCGCGGGGACCCTGGAGGGCTTCGTACGCGACGCGAAGGGCCAGCCCGTCGCGGGCGCGGAGGTGTCCGCGTCGGGAGGCCTCGCTCCGGTGAGCACCACCACGGGCGAGAGCGGCGGCTTCGCGCTCGAGGTGCAGGCGGGAGACTGGGTGGTGTCCGCGCGGCGCGGCGAGTCCGCGGGCCGCGCGCCGGGCATCTACTCCGTGGCCGCGGGCGAGACGCTGCGCGGCGTCACCGTCACGCTCGGCGGCGCCAGCGGAATGGAGGGCACCGTGTCCTCGACGGACGGCGCGCCGGTGCGCGGCGCGGTGCTGGTGGCCACGCCCTCCGGAGGTACGGGCGTCATGGGCCGCGCCACCTCGGACGAGAGCGGCGCGTGGCGCCTGGACACACCGCCGGGCGAGTACGACGTGGCCGTGCGCGCACCGGGGATGACGGGCCTCGAGCGCGAAGGCGTGGTGGTGACGCCGGGCCGCTACACCCCGCTGGACGTGAGGCTGGAGCCCGCGACGGCGGTGGTGGAGGGCTCCGTCGTGGACGACGGGGGCCGGCCTGTCGCACGCGCCACCGTGCGCGCCCGGCCCCAGGCCACTGACGGGATGACGCGCGCCACGCTCACCGGCGCGGACGGCACGTACCGGCTGGAGGGGCTCGAGGCGGGCCCCACCTTCCTCCAGGCTCAGCGCGAGGGCGCCGCCCAGGGAGCCCAGCAACGCGAGGTGCTGAAGCCCGCCACCACGACGCGCGTGGACTTCACCCTGCCGGAGTCGGGCAGCGTGTCGGGCCAGGTGACGCGCGCCTCGGGAGCGCCCCTCACGGCGCCAGCGCTGGTGTACGCGCTGCCACGCAACGGCACCGCGAGCATGGGCCACGTGGAGACGGACGCGCAGGGGCGCTACGAGCTCGAGCTCGGCGCGGGGGTGTACCAGCTCGTCGCGCTGCCGCCCTCCGCGCCCATCTACTTCCACGCGGAGGAGGACCCGGCGGTGACGGTGCCCGCGGGCGCGGCGGTGCGGCAGGACCTCACGCTGAAGGAGGACACGGGCGCCCTCTCCGGCACCGTGCTGGAGCCCTCGGGCGCTCCCAGCCCGCTGGCGGTGGTGGCCGCCATCCAGGGCGGAGACTTCGCGATGACGCTGCGGGTGCGCGCGGACGAGGTGGGCCACTTCGCCCTGCCCCAGCGTCCACCCAACGCCTCGCCGCTGGAGCTGGTGGCCTTCAACGGCGGCCGCATGGGCCGGCTGCAGGGCGCGCGCGAGGGCCACGGCGACGTGACGGTGCGCCTCCAGCCCTCGGCCACGCTGCGCGGCCGCGTGGTGGCGGCCAGCGGAGCCCCTCCGGACGGCTTCACGCTGGAGCTGCGAGACGTGAATGGCGAGGAGCTGCCGTGGGCCCAGGCGTGGCCCACCACTCGGCGCTTCCCCGGAGACACCTTCTCGCTGCCGGACGCGCCCGGCCAGCCGGTGAAGGTGACCGTGCGCACCGAGGACGGTCGCACGGGCGAGGCGCAGGTGACGCTGACGCCGGGAGGCTCGGCGGAGGTGGAGGTGCCCCTCACGGGCGGCGCGTCCTCCATCTCCGGGCGCGCGGTGTGGAGCCGGGGCGGAGCCGCCGCGGGCGTGGCGGTGTTCCTGGACCGCCCGGTGTCCTCCACTCCCGACGCGCGCACCGGGCCGGAGGGCCGCTTCCGCCTGGACGACGTGCGCCCCGGCTCGCACACCGTGCGGCTGTGGCCGCCCGAGGGACGCGTGGAGACGCGCACGGTGCGCGTGGCGGCCGCGCAGGCGAGTGACTTGGGCGACGTCACGGTGTCTCCGCGCCGCACCACGCCCGGCACCCTGGGAGCGGGCTTCAGCGAGGACCGGGGCTACGTGACGTTCGCCTGGCTGACGCCGGACGGGCCCGCGGCGCTCGCCGGAGTCTCCGTGGGAGACCGGCTGGTGTCGGTGGACGGCCAGGTGGTCCGCGACAGGGCGGAGGCCGAGTCCCGCACGCGCGGGACGCCCGGCTCTCCCGTGCGTCTCCAACTGCGGCGCACGGGCATGGAGCAGGAGCTGCTCGTCACCCGCGCACCGTAG
- the hrcA gene encoding heat-inducible transcriptional repressor HrcA codes for MSSEELGEREKEVLRAVVQEYISTGGPVGSQQLTRRPGFEVSSATMRNVLADLEELGFLEKPHTSAGRVPTDQGYRFYVDTLVKLKDPTPRDRELIHAGLIQETNLEEVLGEASRILHSLTRHAGVVVTPRPDASVFHRIEFVRLREDRVLAILVGQSGQVHNKAITVDFPITSDELLKASNYLSELLREVPLEEARERIRAEMDQEQALYNVLTAKALKLGAAATDLPTTERVLIQGTGSFLEAPEFADVERMRALFKALDEKHKLLSLLDRVQRANEMQIFIGAESDFSAAGDVSVIASPYGNQEQVLGTVGVIGPTRMDYRRVIPLVNFTAQVLSRVLEKV; via the coding sequence ATGTCGTCCGAAGAGCTGGGAGAACGTGAGAAGGAAGTCCTCCGCGCCGTGGTCCAGGAGTACATCTCCACGGGAGGGCCGGTGGGCAGCCAACAGCTCACCCGCCGGCCGGGGTTCGAGGTCTCCTCGGCCACCATGCGCAACGTGCTCGCCGACCTGGAGGAGCTCGGCTTCCTGGAGAAGCCGCACACCTCGGCCGGACGCGTCCCCACGGACCAGGGCTACCGCTTCTACGTGGACACGCTCGTCAAGCTGAAGGACCCCACGCCGAGGGACCGCGAGCTCATCCACGCGGGCCTCATCCAGGAGACCAACCTGGAAGAGGTGCTGGGCGAGGCCAGCCGCATCCTCCATTCCCTCACGCGGCACGCAGGCGTCGTGGTGACGCCGCGGCCCGACGCGTCCGTGTTCCACCGCATCGAGTTCGTCCGCCTGCGCGAGGACCGCGTGCTCGCGATTCTCGTGGGGCAGAGCGGCCAGGTGCACAACAAGGCGATTACCGTCGACTTCCCCATCACCTCGGACGAGTTGCTCAAGGCGAGCAACTACCTGTCCGAGCTGTTGCGCGAAGTCCCGCTGGAGGAGGCGCGCGAGCGCATCCGCGCGGAGATGGACCAGGAGCAGGCGCTCTACAACGTGCTGACGGCCAAGGCGCTGAAGCTGGGCGCGGCGGCCACGGATTTGCCCACCACGGAGCGGGTGCTCATCCAGGGCACGGGCTCGTTCCTGGAGGCGCCGGAGTTCGCGGACGTGGAGCGCATGCGCGCGCTCTTCAAGGCGCTGGACGAGAAGCACAAGCTGCTGTCGCTGCTGGACCGCGTGCAGCGCGCCAACGAGATGCAGATTTTCATCGGCGCGGAGAGCGACTTCTCCGCCGCCGGCGATGTCAGCGTCATCGCCAGCCCGTACGGCAACCAGGAGCAGGTGCTGGGCACGGTGGGCGTCATCGGCCCCACGCGCATGGACTACCGCCGGGTGATTCCGCTGGTGAACTTCACCGCGCAGGTGCTGTCGCGCGTGCTGGAGAAGGTGTAG
- a CDS encoding HAD family hydrolase — MVENVIFDVDGTLVDSVDEHAEAWRRAFLHFGRDIPFAHVRSQIGKGADQLLPVFFNDEELERFGKDLEDYRSQLFMSEFLPKVRPFLRVRELFQRLRETGIRIALASSAKEEELKQYVKLCGIEGLFEARTSKDEVDQSKPHPDIFEAALARLGRPDVRGAVVVGDTPYDALAANKLGLATVGVRAGGFSPEDLRSAGCRTLVKDPAELLARLDASPRDWPWNEAGVAQPAKDE; from the coding sequence ATGGTGGAGAACGTCATCTTCGACGTGGACGGGACGCTGGTGGACTCGGTGGACGAGCACGCAGAGGCGTGGCGGCGTGCCTTCCTGCACTTCGGTCGGGACATTCCGTTCGCGCACGTGCGCAGCCAGATTGGCAAGGGCGCCGACCAGCTGTTGCCCGTCTTCTTCAACGACGAGGAATTGGAGCGCTTCGGCAAGGACCTGGAGGACTACCGAAGCCAGCTCTTCATGAGCGAGTTCCTGCCCAAGGTGCGCCCCTTCCTGCGCGTGCGTGAGCTGTTCCAGCGGCTGCGCGAAACCGGCATCCGCATCGCCCTGGCGTCCAGCGCCAAGGAGGAGGAGCTGAAGCAGTACGTGAAGCTGTGCGGCATCGAAGGCCTGTTCGAGGCGCGCACGAGCAAGGATGAGGTGGACCAGAGCAAGCCCCACCCGGACATCTTCGAGGCGGCGCTGGCGCGGCTGGGCCGCCCGGACGTGCGCGGCGCGGTGGTGGTGGGCGACACGCCCTATGACGCGCTCGCCGCCAACAAGCTGGGCCTGGCCACGGTGGGCGTGCGGGCCGGTGGCTTCTCTCCGGAGGATTTGCGCTCGGCGGGCTGCCGCACGCTGGTGAAGGACCCGGCGGAGCTGCTCGCGCGCCTCGATGCCTCGCCGCGCGACTGGCCGTGGAACGAGGCCGGCGTCGCGCAGCCGGCGAAGGACGAGTAG
- a CDS encoding lipid kinase: MHSLKGTCEREAALEPALIEPPRRRALDDGPAVLVVNTRSRSGREAFDLAREKLSERGVPLVECHALSRTERLEHVLERMTQLGARNILVGGGDGTLSCVVARLLGRDVTLGVLPLGTGNDFARSLGIPPDIEAACDVIARGYTARVDVGLANGRPFLNAASLGLAAAIAKRLTKRLKQRAGKLAYPVAAAAEVKDLQHFHLRILADTQELELDALQLVVGNGRYHGAGNVVAPDAQLDDRRLHVYAITAPSAANGREGTGLGHLQDVATLARVALSLRSGEHQEHPAVTSLRAARLYVEADPVQEVNADGELIGHTPMRFEVAPAALRVYAPAPTDAEPT; this comes from the coding sequence ATGCATAGCTTGAAGGGGACCTGTGAAAGAGAGGCCGCCCTGGAACCCGCCCTCATCGAGCCTCCGCGCCGTCGCGCCCTGGACGACGGGCCCGCGGTGCTGGTGGTGAACACCCGCTCACGCTCGGGACGCGAGGCCTTTGATCTGGCGCGCGAGAAGCTCTCCGAGCGGGGCGTCCCGCTGGTGGAGTGCCACGCGCTGTCCCGCACGGAACGCCTGGAGCACGTGCTGGAGCGGATGACGCAGCTCGGCGCGCGGAACATCCTCGTGGGCGGTGGGGACGGCACGCTGAGCTGTGTGGTGGCGCGGCTCCTGGGCCGGGACGTGACGCTGGGCGTGCTGCCGCTGGGCACGGGCAACGACTTCGCGCGCTCGCTCGGCATTCCTCCGGACATCGAGGCCGCGTGCGACGTCATCGCGCGGGGCTACACCGCGCGCGTGGACGTGGGGCTGGCCAACGGACGTCCGTTCCTCAACGCGGCCAGCCTGGGCCTCGCCGCCGCGATTGCGAAGCGGCTGACGAAGCGCCTCAAGCAGCGCGCGGGGAAGCTGGCCTACCCGGTGGCCGCCGCCGCCGAGGTGAAGGACCTCCAGCACTTCCACCTGCGCATCCTCGCGGACACCCAGGAGTTGGAGTTGGACGCCCTGCAGTTGGTGGTGGGCAACGGCCGCTACCACGGCGCGGGCAACGTGGTGGCTCCCGACGCGCAGCTCGATGACCGGCGCCTCCACGTGTACGCCATCACCGCGCCTTCCGCGGCGAACGGGCGCGAGGGCACCGGCCTGGGCCACCTGCAGGACGTGGCCACGCTGGCGCGCGTGGCGCTGTCCCTGCGCTCCGGCGAGCACCAGGAGCACCCGGCCGTCACGTCGCTGCGCGCGGCCCGCCTCTACGTGGAGGCGGACCCGGTGCAGGAGGTGAACGCGGACGGAGAGCTCATCGGCCACACGCCCATGCGCTTCGAGGTGGCCCCGGCGGCGCTGCGCGTCTACGCACCCGCGCCGACAGACGCTGAGCCGACCTGA
- a CDS encoding EF-hand domain-containing protein, producing the protein MNRSASHRRLLAAALCFTLPLGLVACGKDDASEEGLYVGEAAAFLTASEEGGDIGGDAVADADVTTMTSMAGEDTDTLNAEPTDDGNVCDFSARRQEVLDKYDTDGDGTLSRAEFAELRADLGERRDTVRPRLAALRQRARHWAFWRVRWAFDEDGNGKLDAAERAALVDAMEARCERLRDERLEKFDANGDGKLDATERQAARQAVLAKWREKHQALVAEYDTNGNGVLDDGERVALRQDRVAAAQQRRATLMATYDTNGDGVLSTEEALPLREAIQRRIIEGRDAAEE; encoded by the coding sequence ATGAACCGCAGCGCTTCCCACCGCCGTCTGCTCGCCGCCGCGCTCTGCTTCACCCTGCCCCTGGGCCTCGTCGCCTGTGGGAAGGACGACGCGAGCGAGGAGGGCCTCTACGTCGGCGAGGCCGCCGCCTTCCTCACCGCCTCCGAGGAGGGTGGGGACATCGGCGGTGACGCGGTGGCGGACGCGGATGTCACGACGATGACGTCCATGGCCGGCGAGGACACGGACACCCTGAACGCGGAGCCCACGGACGACGGCAACGTGTGCGACTTCAGCGCCCGCCGGCAGGAGGTGCTCGACAAGTACGACACGGACGGCGACGGCACGCTGAGCCGCGCGGAGTTCGCCGAGCTGAGGGCGGACCTGGGCGAGCGGCGGGACACCGTGCGCCCGCGCCTCGCGGCCCTGCGCCAGCGCGCGCGCCACTGGGCCTTCTGGCGGGTGCGCTGGGCCTTCGACGAGGACGGCAACGGCAAGCTGGACGCGGCGGAGCGCGCCGCGCTGGTGGACGCCATGGAGGCCCGCTGCGAGCGGCTGCGCGACGAGCGCCTGGAGAAGTTCGACGCCAATGGCGACGGCAAGCTGGACGCGACGGAGCGCCAGGCGGCGCGGCAGGCGGTGCTCGCGAAGTGGCGCGAGAAGCACCAGGCGCTGGTGGCCGAGTACGACACCAACGGCAACGGCGTGCTGGATGATGGTGAGCGCGTGGCGCTGCGCCAGGACCGGGTGGCCGCCGCCCAGCAGCGCCGCGCCACGCTGATGGCCACGTACGACACCAACGGCGACGGCGTGCTCAGCACCGAGGAGGCCCTGCCGCTGCGCGAGGCCATTCAGCGCCGCATCATCGAAGGCCGCGACGCGGCGGAGGAGTAG
- a CDS encoding transcriptional regulator, translating into MARGSKAKYSAKQKRMAEHIEEGYEKKGVGEKTAESRAWATVNKLTGGGMKGGSGSKAKAARRRPAARKNARKAGAKGGKARAASLRRATRSGSKSKASSTAGRRATAKRGSTSKRSRSTTSRSGARGSSRKSTSSRSRSGGRRSSSRSSSRK; encoded by the coding sequence ATGGCACGTGGAAGCAAGGCGAAGTACTCGGCGAAGCAGAAGCGCATGGCCGAGCACATCGAGGAGGGCTACGAGAAGAAGGGCGTGGGCGAGAAGACGGCGGAATCCCGCGCCTGGGCCACCGTCAACAAGCTCACCGGTGGCGGTATGAAGGGTGGCTCCGGGAGCAAGGCCAAGGCCGCGCGCCGTCGTCCCGCCGCTCGCAAGAATGCGCGCAAGGCCGGTGCGAAGGGTGGCAAGGCTCGCGCCGCGTCCCTCCGCCGGGCCACGCGCTCGGGCAGCAAGTCCAAGGCGAGCAGCACCGCCGGGCGCCGGGCCACCGCGAAGCGCGGCTCCACCAGCAAGCGCTCCCGGAGCACCACGTCCCGGAGTGGCGCTCGCGGCAGCAGCCGTAAGAGCACCAGCAGCCGGAGCCGGAGCGGCGGCCGCCGGAGCAGCAGTCGGAGCAGCTCGCGGAAGTAG